The following DNA comes from Ardenticatenales bacterium.
CTACGTGATCACGCGCGCCGATGAAATGGCGGTGGTGGGGCGGCAGGATCAGGAAGAGTTCAACAACTGGATTGCGCTGAAGATGCAGCAATTGGGTATTGAGGCGGAGGTGTCGGGGAAACTGGGAGGCAAGGGGTTTGGGCGTGCCGGCAAAACGCGGCACGAACTGCGTTGAAAAGGCGGAAGGATGAAGGATGATGGATGAAGCGTTTGTTGACGTGGAGATAGGGCGCGTGCTGCGCGCCAGCACGGCGGGCTTTGCCGTCGGCTGCCGCGTGGCCCAACTGGAAACGCCCGCCTTTGGCGGTTTGGTGAAGGCGCAGCCCCTGGACGACCGGGAAGCCATCTACGGCCTCATTTACGACATGCACATTGATGATGACCCGCTGGTGCGGCGGTTGGTGATGGCCGACACGCCCCGCCCGGAGGCGATCAGCGACCAGCGGCGCAACCGGCTGCTGCCGATTGAGATGAGTATCCTCGTCGTTGGCTACCAGCTTAACGGTGACCTGTACCACGGTCTCCCGCCCCGCCCGCCGCTGAATCTGGACCCGGTGTACATGGTGCTGGACGCGGACGAGGTGCGCCGTTTTAGCGAACGGTTGGGATACTTGCGCCTGGTTTTGCGAAATGCCGGCACAGGCATTCCCATCGATCAGCTTCTCGTCGCCCACATCCTGGACATCTACCGCCGCCGTGGCGATGACGCCGCTTGGGCGCTACAAGTGACGCAGGAACTGATCGAACTGCTGCGCAGCAATTACGACGTTCTTATTCCCACCCTGGAAGCCCTCAGCGAGGCGATGCCGGCATTGGCGTAGCGTTTCGCGCCTCACATAAATAGTCGTCCGAAAATAACGACACGTTTTCATCGGACGACTGCTGACAAGCTATCATGCACAGCCGCTGTCCGCACATTTCCGCTAATGTAATGGCGGACAGCCACTCATCATGGATTGACATTATGGATGATGCCATTGGTTACATCATTGGCGGCGGCCTCAAAGAAGGGCTGCGGATTCGCCTGGAAGTGCCGGCAGACACCGTGCAGGAAGGCAGTTTCCTCGTCTGCGACAGCGGGCGCTGGCGCTACTTCGGCCTCGTCACCGACCTGCAACTCGGCGCCACCGACCCCCGCTTTGCCGACGAACAAACCGACCGCCTGCAACCCGCCATTCGCCAGGCCCTCCTCGGCAAAACCCTCTACACCACCCTCACCATGTACCCCACCCTCATGCTGGATCGCGGCCCGGAGTACGGCGATGAAGGATACCGCGAATATCAGCAGAAGCTGGAGCGCGGCGAAATCGGCCCGCAGCCCGTGAAAACCGTGCCCGCCCACCACGCCGCCGCGCGCCTGGCGGACGCCGGCGACGTGGCCGACATCTTCGGCGGCGATTTCGTCATCGGCCACACCATCGAACAAGGCCATCCCGTCTCCCTGGACCTGAAACGCTTCGTGAAACGCTCCAGCGGCATCTTTGGGGCCACCGGCACGGGCAAGAGCTTCCTCACGCGCATGGCGCTGGCCGGCCTGATGAACCTGGACGTGGCCGCCGCGCTCGTCTTCGACATGCACAACGAGTACGCCTACGACGACATCGACGCCGACAAAGAGAGCCGCGTCCTCGGCCTCAAATCCCTCTTTGGCGAAAAAGTGCAGGTGGCCGCCCTGGGGCGCGGCGCGCAGGTGCGCGGCAATGCCCCCGATTTCACCCTGGAATTAAGTCTGGATGAGTTCCAGACCAACGACATCAACCTGCTCGGCGAAGCCCTCAACCTCACCGACAGCGCCGCCGTCACCCTGAACGCGCTGGAGCGGGATTTTGGCGCAAAATGGTTCAGCCGCTTCATGAAATTGGAGCCGGGCGCGGTGGAAACGGACCCCGAAAGCGGCAAAACCGTGCCCGCGCCCAACTCCGTGGCCTTTTGGGCGCGGCTGAACAATGTCCACGAGAAGGCCGCCGAGGCGCTACACCGCAAGCTCGCCCTGATCAATGACCGGGATTATGTCTGCGAGAAGCCGGCCAGCGACGCCGTCAGCGCCATCGTAGACAAGCTGGAACATGGCCGCCACGTCATCCTCAGCTTTGGCAAATACGACACCGACCTGGATTATCTGCTGGTTTCCAACATCCTCACCCGCCGCATCCGCGCCCACTGGGTGGGGCGCACCGAGCGGCACAAATCCTTTGGCGAACCGGCGCCGCGCCCCCTGCTCATTGCCATCGAAGAAGCGCACAAGCTGCTCAATCCACAGCTTGCCGGCCAGACCGCTTTCGGCATCATCGCCCGCGAACTGCGCAAATACTTTGTGACGCTGCTGGTGGTGGACCAGCGGCCATCGGGCATTGACGATGAGATTATGTCGCAATTGGGCACGCGCATCACCGGCTGGTTGGGGGACGACGACGACATCCGCGCCGTCCTCACGGGGTTGGCCGGGCGCGACCAACTGCGCGGTATGTTGGCCCGCCTGCGCGAAAAGGAGGAGGTGCTGCTGTTGGGTTGGGGCGTCAAAATGCCGATCCCGGTGCGCTCCCGCCGCTACGACCAGCAGTTCTGGGACGAAATGCGTGGCCGACAGCCTGCCCGCCCGCGCACGATTGATGAGATTAATGATGATTTGTTTGGGTGATGGGGAAATGCCGGCATTCACCATCCCCCTTCCCCGAGAATGATCTTCCCGGAAGCTTAGTCCCAGATGATGCCCCTGGGGAGCAGCTTCCGGGAAGATGTTGTCATGTACGGTAGTGCGCGCGGCGCGTGGGGGCTTCCCTGAGAATGATCTTCCCGGAAGCTTAGTCCCAGATGATGCCCCTGGGGAACAGCTTCCGGGAAGATGTTGTCATGTACGGTAGTGCGCGCGGCGCGCGCCGTCTTCTCCGCCCATCAAAACGCACCCAGGATGGAAAACAAGAGGACGTGGAGATGAAAAACAATCCATTACCGCGATTGGACACCCATGAAAACCTCAGAGATGCGTTGTTGCCCTATTGCCGCTTGAATCCTGGCGAAATCTGGACGGACTCCATTAGCGGGCATAAAGCTGGCTGCCTGGACGCCGCGAATCAAACCGACATCGAACGCTTACTGGCTGGCGAACACGCACATTTGGCCGTTCATGACCCGCCATACAATCTGGTCGCCTTTCAAGAAAGAAGCGTTTTCGAATTCATAAACTGGTGCCGGCAATGGGTCGAAAACACCTGGACATGGTTGGACGAAAACAGCGCCCTATACATCTGGCTCGGGGCCGATCAGAACAACCATTTTCAACCATTGCCCGATTTCATGATCATGATGCGGGATTTTGACTTCGTGCCCCGCAGTTTTATTACCATGCGAAACCAGAGAGGGTATGGCACGCAAAAAAACTGGATGGCTGTGCGTCAGGAACTCCTTTACTACGTCAAAGGCGCGCCCCACTTTGAGGTTCAATACACGGACATCCCTAAGATTCTGCGGGGTTACTACAAAACGGTAAATGGCCGGAAAACAGAGAACGTAGAACGGGGCAAATCGGCTAACATTCGTGCCGGCAATGTCTGGGTAGACATTCAACAAGTTTTCTATCGCCTGGAAGAAAACGTTTCTGGCTGCTACGCACAAAAACCGCTCAAATCCATTGCGCGCATCATAAACGCCAGTTCCCGGCCCGGCGACCTGGTCATTGATTTTTTCGCCCATTCGGGCACGACCTTGTTAGCATCCGAAATCCAAAAACGTCGCTGTTTCACCGTTGATAATGACCCCATTTATTGTGAAATCAGCATCCGCCGCCTGGAGCGATTCCGACAAAACGGCAAACTCGGCTGGCAAAACGGCCATCCGTTTGAAGCGGAATTCGCGCCAGGCAATGACCTCAAACCAACGTCCGGTAAGGGGCAGGAAACTGAAAACCGGCCTGTCCAGGCCAGATTACTTTAAGCAACCGTCCGAAAGTAACTTCACACTTTTCGAAGGTGGTTACTTTGGAGACAGTTACTCGCAAGCTGCCCGCACAGTTCCGCTAACAGCATTGCGGACGACCACTGAGACGGCATTATGGAAAAACTCAAATCTGACAGCGACGACCCGTTATATGTAAAAGCGTTGACAACGACCGCAAACAAACGATTTGACATGAACTTCCGGGTTTTTGGCCTTTTTCAGTAGAGTCAAATGTGGCGGCCAACTCGTGAACGAACATACAAAAGCGGTTTTGCAGGCGTTTTTTGTCACGCTGCTGTGGGCGATGTCCTGGGTGCTGATCAAGGTCGGCTTGCAAGATATGCCGGCACTGACGTTTGCCGGACTGCGCTACTTTCTCGCTTTCCTCTGCCTGCTGCCGCTGGCGGCGCGGCGTGGTGAGCTAACGGCGCCGCGGACGTTGCCGCGCGCGACCTGGGGGCAGTTGCTGTTATTGGGATTCGTCTATTACACGGTGACGCAAGGGGCGCAGTTTGTGGCGCTGTCGCTGTTGCCGGCAATCCCCACCTCCCTCGTCCTCAGCTTCACCCCCATTGTCGTCGCCCTGCTCGCCGGGCTGTTGCTGCGCGAACGCACCACGCTCTGGCAGTGGTTGGGTATTGCCATCACCGTGGCCGGCGCGCTGCTGTACTTCTGGCCTGTGAACATCCCCGCGGGTCAGGTCGTGGGGCTGATCATCATTTTCGTGGGCATGTTCGCCAACGTCATTTCCGCCCTCATGGGGCGCGCGCTGAACCGCGCCCGCCTGCTGCCGCCGTTGAGCATCACGTTGGTGAGCATGGGGTTTGGGGCGACGTTGTTGCTGGTGGCGGGTGTTTGGGTGCAGGGAATGCCGGCATTCACCTGGCGCGGCTGGTTAATCATCATCTGGCTGGCCGTTATCCACACCGCCTTCGCCTTCACCCTCTGGAACCACACCTTGCGCACCCTGCCCGCCGTGGAATCCAGCATCATCAACAACACCCTCGTCATTCAGATTCCCGCGCTGGCCGTCATCTTCCTCGGCGAAACGATGAACGCGCGCCAGGTCGGCGGCCTCCTCGCCGTCGTCGTGGGCACGCTCATCGTCCAGCTTCGCCGCCACCCCCAGGCAACGCGCTCCTGACGAACGGAAATTGAATAAGACAACGAAGTTGTTTCCTTACCGTTTCTGCAAACTGACGATGCGATTCCGTGCTTTATTTCATCATCAGTTCTTCGTGGCACGATGACGTGATGGAGCCGCGTGGTGGATGCGGCCATCATCGCGCCAGAAACGCCTGCGCTTGCGCGGTGTAGCCGCCATCAACAGTAAGCAGGCCGTCCGTCCACGGATCGGGGACAATGGCGTAGTAGAAGTGGGCGAGGACGTAGGGCGTGGCGTCCAGGGCGGCCAGCCAGGCGGCGGTGGTTTCGGCGGCGTTGCCCCAGGATTGGCGCACGGTCCATTCGCTGACGAAAATCGGCAGGCCCGTGGCTTCGTGGAAGGTGCGCGCGAGTTCGGGGCAGGTGGGTGTGGCGGTGTAGCAGTGGACGCCGGTGGCGTCGGGGGGGGTGTCGATGAGTTGGAGGAAGGCGAGGGTGTAGTCGAGGCAGTGGGGCATGTGGCGGTAGCGTGCCGGCATTTTTGCTACAGACTCCGCCGATGGACATGCGGGATGGGGAGCGACCAATTTGGCGTTGGGGAATGCGGCGCGAATCCACTCGTAGACCTGAGCCAACTCCGCCGGTGTCAGGTCGCACTGAGGATAAGGCAAATCACATTCGTTGCCAACGAACAGCCAACCGCTGAAGCTTGATGGCAATGTCTGTTGTAAGTAGGAGCGCCAGTCAGGAAAATAAATCGCTCCGTGGCGTACTTCCAGGCCATGGAAGAACTTGTACTGACCGGGTTGGTTGTAATTGTAGGTTGTCCACGTGTGCCAACAGTTAAAGCCCAGCGCCACCGCCGTATCGAAAATGCCGGGCTGATTGACATAAGAGAGGGCCAGGCATTGTTTAGGCACGGAGGTGGACTGGAATGGCAGGTAAACGGTGGTAGGACCGTTGGCGTAGGCAGCTGGTGGGGGGGCCGCCGTCAGACAAAGGAAGAGAAGAAGGAAGGCGACCATGACGGCGCCGGGGCCACGTACCGGGAAGGCGGGGCGAGTCAGCCGATTTGATTGTTGGCGCATAAGGACTCCACGCAAAGCTCCGAGTTGAACGGCGAGCACGCGCTATCAGCAGTATAGCCGGGGCGGGGTAGCGCGAACGCTCAGTTGCATGGCAGAATAATTTGCGGCGTGGCGACGCGCGTCTGGGAGGCGGGTGCCGGCAAACGCGCGTCGCACGGAGGAGGTGGAAAATCCTAACCGAAGGTGGCGTGGACGGCGTTGAGCATGTAACCGCGCCCGCGCACGGTGCGGATGATGGTGGGGTTTTGTGGATCAAGCTCGATTTTGCGCCGTAGGCGGAAGATGTAGGGGCGGATGACGCTCTGCGCCTGGATTTCATCTACATCCTGGTAGCCGAGGGAGTGTCGCACTAATTGCCGGCACGACAAAACATGATCCGCCGCATTTATCAGAGCCGTTAGCACCGCTGCTTCCCCTTCCGTCAACTCCACGGAATGGTCTGGGCGAGAGGCAACAATTGCAATCCGCGTCTGGGTATTCAGGTGAATGGGTAACGTATCCGGGTTCTTGTGCGCGGAGGCAAACAGAGCGGGGGGTGACGATAGCTCCTGGCCCATTTGCCGCATGGTATCTATCGTATGCGAGACAACCTGGAAGAGGTGCGTCTGCTGCGCCTGCCGCGCCCTCTTCTGCAATGCTTCCTGAATGCCCTGGGTCAACTCCGCCATGCTCACCGGTTTAATAAAATAATTGATAATGGGGTCCAGGCGAATAGCGGCGATGGCGCTCTCGACTGTCGGATTGGCCGTAAGAATGACGATTGCCATGTCCGGCTGGGTTTGTGCCGCCCGCTCCGCGATCTGCAATCCATCCATGCCCGGCAGGCGCATATCCAGCAGCATCAGGTCTACCCGTTCTTGCTTCAAGTAGGCCAGTGCTTCGGGTCCGGAACCTACCTCGGCAACGGCGTATCCCTGCAGCGTAAGGGCGCGACAGAGTGACCGGCGAATATGTTCGTCGTCATCGACGAGGAGGATGGTATGATGGTTTTTATCCGTGTTGTTTTGGGTTGATTCACTCATGGCTTTTTTTCCGTATGAAAATTGGCAACAGCGTCAGGAAGTATTCCCTGCCGGCACGTTGTCGATAGTCCGTCAGATTAGTAACCGTCCGAAAATAACTTCACACGTCTTGCGGACGGTTAATGCCAAGCTATCATGGATAGCCGCTATCACGGATAGCCGCTATCACGGATAGCCGCTATCACGGATAGCCGCTATCACGGATAGCCGCTATCACGGATAGCCGCTATCACGGATAGCCGCTATCACGGATAGCCGCTATCATGGATAGCCGCTATCATGGATAGCCGCTATCATGGATAGCCACTGCCCGCCCATTTCCGCTAACTTAATGGCGGACAGCCACTTAACATGTCTTTTGATGGCCGTGCTGCTCTCCAATCAGCAATGGCCTAATGGGAAGTTGCTTCTGGACCACATGTTATAGGTGCAATGCGCTCACCGGTCATGCTTGCTTCCTTGACGTGCGTGGAAGCACATTCCCCTTGAACTGTGACAGGCATTTGCACTTGTTGCTTTGATCTGGCGTACTGCTTGCTCTAGACCAGCGTCCGGCTTCCTAAAACGACCGCGCAACCGGACGATCCCCTTCGATTAACCGTCAGTCGCCCTTCTGTATGGACGCACATCTGGACCGAAACGGGGAGCACGTTGGGCTTGAAGATAGTGGGTGAAGATTGACTACCAGGTGTGTTTGGGTTTCGTTGTGGCCGGCAACATTGGTTCAACTCTGGAAATGGACGCAGTTCCCAGGAACCCTGGTTTTCCTGCTCGATAACCCAAAACCGTAAGATTGTCACCCATTTCCGATCTGAAAATGGATAAGCCCCTATGAGCGCTCTGACTCGAATTTTACTTTACCGAAAAACGACGTGAATGGTATTGCAATATCATTGCAAAATAATTTGCACCTATTCAACATCAGGCGTAGCTGGACCAAGAAACCTTCCCGGAAGCTCAATTTCAGACCCAAAGCGTGTAGTGAATTCTGGTTATTTGGGGGGAAGGCAGCCTGAGTTTGTCGAAGGTCATTGGTTTCGACAGACGCAACCAACGTACCCCCCCTTTATTGAGAGGATACGAAAAGATCTTCCAGAAAGATGTGAATGCACTCTTTATGTCAATCTCTCGTTGTCGTATTCGCATCAAAACAGTTTCCGGGAAGCGTTGGCGAATAGTTACAATAATTCCATCATCAATTTGCGCGAAAGATTCTATGTGGCGGCGGGTAAGTCCAGGGTCGCCAGCACGCCTGCGCTATCCGGCAGATTGCGTATTGAGAGTTCGCCATTGTGCTGCTGGACAAAATTGTGACTGATCCAGAGACCCAACCCGCTGCCATCCGGCTTGGTCGTGAAAAATGGCTCGAATATGCGTGGCAGCACATCCTCGGGTATGGGCGGCCCTGGGTTTTGAAACGTGATACGTATGCCGGCATCGGGTTCCTCACTTTGACGAGCCAGCGTTATTTGCAGTGTGCCCCCGGCAGGCATGGCTTCCATGGCGTTGAGTATCAGATTGAGGAAGACACGTTGCAGCATGTCGGAGACGCCGTAGACCGGTGGTACAGGCTCTTGCCGCACCCGGACGGTCACGTTGTGGCTCTGCAGTTCCGGCGCGGTGAGCTGTAGTACTATTTCCAGTAGGGCGGCGAGATCGATCAGACGGCGGTTATTCGTTTGGGCGCGCGCGAAGCCGAGGACGTTCTGGCTGACGGTTCCCAGGTGGCGTACCTGGTGTTGTACAACTTGCAGGAATTCGCGGGCTTCATCGCTTTGCAGCGGGTAATTCAGGACAAGTTCCAGGTAGGTGCTGATGGATTGCAAGGGATTACTGATTTCGTGGGCCAGGCTGGCGGCAAGCTGTCCCAGAGCGGCCAGTCGTTCGGCGCGAACGAGTCGGGTTTCGGCCTGTTTGCGTTCGGTTACATCGCGGATGAGCATCATGCCGGCAAAAATCTCCCCCTCCTCATCGCGCACCGGCACCGTTTGCCCGGCATAAGCGCGGCCATCGGTGGCCCACTCAAAGGTGACGGATTCCTCCGCCCATGTCTTGTCTAGTTCCGGCGCAATCACTTCGTACATCCACGGAGAGACGACGTCGCGCAGGCGTTTGCCCATGTATTCCTTCTCCTGGTCCGCAAACGTTCGCAGACCCTCCCCCTCTGCCAGCAAACAGATGTGATTCTTGTCAAAAAGAAAAATGGTCGTTTGGGGAATGTTGGCCGCCAGTGCGCGATACAGTCCGTCCTTGCGGCGGAGTTCCTGTTCCGCCGCGTGGGTATCCGTCACATCCAGCCCTGTGCCGATCACGTACTCCACCTGTCCGGCGCTGTCTAGCAGGGCGGTGTTCGACCAGGAAATCAGTCGCAGCGTGTTCTCGTGGGTGCGCCATTGATTGACGAACTGGTTGGGAAAGAGGCGCGGATGCAGACGGGTGAAGATGCCTTGTACAAAGGGGATGTCTGCCGGCATAATGAGATGCTCCCAGATATATTTTCCGCGCAGTTCTTCTTGCGTGTAGCCGGATGCTATCTCGGAGGCGTGGTTCATCTGCACGATCCGCCCTTCTCGGTCCAGCACCAACACCAGGCTTTGCACGGTGTGCAGCACGGCGGACAGGAACCGGTTTTCTGCTTCCAGGTCGCTGGTGCCCCACTGCCGCTCAAAGGCATAGGCGATAACTTCGGCCAGACCGATCTGGGCCAGGGTGTTTTTGAGAAGACAGTCTTTGGCCCCCAGGCGCAGGAGATAGGTTCCCAGGTGGCTGTTGGCTTCATCGGCGAGGAGAACAATAGGAAGGGTGGGCGCTGCTTCTTGTAGACGGATGAAATTGGAAATGCCGGCACTATCCGTCAACACCAGATCCGCCACCACCACTTCTACATCCTCATGCGTTACACAAACAAGCGCCTCCGCCAGCGACGTCGCCCTCCGCCAGCGAAACGAGAAACGCTCATTCCACGCCAACAATGCCGCTGCCTCCGTGGCTAACGCATCGTCGGATATGACCAACAATACTTGCAAGCTATTCTGTGTGTGCATCGTGGCTTTCCCGTGGCGATTATTTGCTTTTGGCCGCCTATGCTTACAAGATACGCCAGAATGGCGACGAGCGCAACCCCCACATTGTACTGTGCGCGGCGTTTGCGTTCGTGGAGCGCCTGCCGGCAACATATACAGCACACTCCCTGCTTACCATCGTCCTTGGTGGTACAATTACGGTGGATTGAGTAACATTCATGCAAGCGTACAGGTGCGACGCACTTACCTCGTCTGTTGCACATCAGAGTACCGTGCTTTTCATCTATGGTGACGCGCCTGGTTGAGGCGGCGTCCTGACTTTTTTGATACAGCTATGACCACAGCAAATCAACGGATTTTACTGGTTGACGATCATGAGGTGGTGCGGTTAGGCTTAAAAAGCCTGATTGAGCGCCATACGGGCTTCACCGTCGTAGCGGAGGCTTCCGCCGCGGACGAGGCGGTAGAGAAGGCGCTACAATACAAGCCAGACATGGTCTTGATGGATATTCGCATCATCGGCGGCAATGGCATTGAGGCTTGCCAGGCCATCACCGCCAGTTTGCCCAACACCAAAGTGATTATGCTCACCTCCTACGCGGAAGATGAGATGCTGTTTGCGGCCATTCGCGCCGGGGCCAGCGGCTACGTGTTAAAGCAGGTGGGCAGCAACGCCTTGATACACGCCATAGAGTCGGTGGCTCGCGGCGAGGCCGCGCTTGACCCGTCGCTGACGCAGCGCGTGTTCACGGAAATTCGCCAGGCAATCCAGAATGAAGAAAAAGCCGCTTTCGCCGACCTGACCCCGCAGGAGATGCGTATGTTGGCCCTAATTGCCGAGGGGCACACGAACAGGGGCATTGCCGAGGCGTTGTTCCTGAGTGAAGGCACGGTGCGCAACTACGTCAGCAGCATCTTCTCCAAACTTGGTGTTTCTAATCGCGCGGAAGCGGCTGCCTATGCCGTGCAACATCACCTGAGCGATTACTTATGATATGGGTGATGTAGCCAATCTTGATATGCTTGAGCTTCACGAACAATATGCCTGACACGGAAATGGTCTCCCCGTCGGCGCTGCAAGCGCTGCATGAAGCGGCGCTGGCGATTGCCGCCAATACGTTTTCTTTGCCTGATGTGTTGAACCAGATAGTGGCTTCGGCGCGCCAGCTTGGTGGGGCGCGTTACGCGGCGCTGGGCATTCCGGGGAAGAGCGGAGAGATGGCGACTTTTGTGTATGCGGGAATGCCGGCAGAAGACGCCGCCCACATCCCCCACTTCCCCCTCGGAGAAGGCCTGCTGGGCGCGCTGCTGCGAGAACCGACCGCCATTCGCACGTCGCGCATCAGCGACGACCCCCGTTCCGCCGGATTCCCCACCGGGCATCCGCGCATGGAAAACTTCTTGGGCGTGCCCGTGATGGCCCAGGGGGAGATATTGGGCAACCTCTATCTGGCGGAGAAGGAGGGAGCGGATGCGTTTACGGTAGCGGATCAGGCTGTCATTGAACTGCTGGCGGCACATGCGGCCATCGCCATCCAAATGGCGCGATTGTGGCAGAGTAGCCAGGAACATGAGCAACAACTAGAGCTGCGAGATCGCCAGATGGCCGCGCTGCGTCAGGCGACGCTGGCTATTGTGGGCGAGCTGTCGCTGGAGAAAGTGCTGCAATCGATTGTGGATTCGGCCCGCGAACTGGTCGGCGCGGAGTATGCGGCCCTGGGCGTGCCCAATGCCGATGGGCATTTGGATGCGTTTGTTTTCAGCGGCATGTCCGCGCAGGATGCCGCCCATATTCCCCATTTGCCCCACGGATTAGGGCTGCTGGGAGCCATTATCAGGGATCGCCGCCCAATTCGCATTCCCCGAATTGTCGATGATCCGCGTTCGGTAGGATTTCCGCCCGGTCATCCGCCCATGGATAGCTTTTTGGGACTGCCCATCCTGGTCGGCAGCAAGATTCTGGGTAATTTGTATCTGGCGAATAAGCTGGAGACGGATGCGTTTTCGGCGATGGATCAGGAGATGGTGACGCTGCTGGCGGCACATGCGGCGGTGGCGATCCAGAATGCGCGGTTATATGAGCAGGTGGGGCGGCTGGCGATTGTGGAGGAGCGGTCGCGCATTGGCATGGACCTGCACGACGGGGTGATTCAGTCGATTTATGCGGTGGGGCTGACGCTGGAATCGGCGCGGCTGTCGTTGATGGATGACCCGCAGGACGCGATGACGTTGATTGACGGGGCAATTGAGGGGTTGAATGACGCGATCCGGGATATTCGCAATTTTATTCTGGATTTGCGACCGCGGCGGTTTGAGGGGGACCTGGGGCAAGGATTGGGGAGGTTATCGCGGGAGTTTCAGGCGAATACGATGGTGCCGGTGACTTTGAAAGTGCCGGCAAAAACCATAGCCAGTCTTCCCCCTTCTGTTGCCCGCGCTATGTTCCTCACCGCGCAAGAAGCCCTGGCAAATATCGCCCGTCATGCCCGCGCGCGCCACGTTGCCATCACCGTCACCTGGGAAGTGCGGAGAGTAACGCTGATGGTCACGGACGACGGGCGGGGATTCAACGTCAAGAGCCGCGTCCACGCCACGGGGCACGGGCTTTCTAACATGCGTGCCCGTGCCGAAGAGCAAGGTGGTTCCTTCACCATTGATTCCGCGCCGGGGCAAGGGACTACGATCTGCCTGGAACTCCCTCTCTAGTGGCGTACATCGCCTGGAAACGAACGCCTTCCCCTTTTAGACATTCTCCGTAAACCCAG
Coding sequences within:
- a CDS encoding ATP-binding protein, whose translation is MDDAIGYIIGGGLKEGLRIRLEVPADTVQEGSFLVCDSGRWRYFGLVTDLQLGATDPRFADEQTDRLQPAIRQALLGKTLYTTLTMYPTLMLDRGPEYGDEGYREYQQKLERGEIGPQPVKTVPAHHAAARLADAGDVADIFGGDFVIGHTIEQGHPVSLDLKRFVKRSSGIFGATGTGKSFLTRMALAGLMNLDVAAALVFDMHNEYAYDDIDADKESRVLGLKSLFGEKVQVAALGRGAQVRGNAPDFTLELSLDEFQTNDINLLGEALNLTDSAAVTLNALERDFGAKWFSRFMKLEPGAVETDPESGKTVPAPNSVAFWARLNNVHEKAAEALHRKLALINDRDYVCEKPASDAVSAIVDKLEHGRHVILSFGKYDTDLDYLLVSNILTRRIRAHWVGRTERHKSFGEPAPRPLLIAIEEAHKLLNPQLAGQTAFGIIARELRKYFVTLLVVDQRPSGIDDEIMSQLGTRITGWLGDDDDIRAVLTGLAGRDQLRGMLARLREKEEVLLLGWGVKMPIPVRSRRYDQQFWDEMRGRQPARPRTIDEINDDLFG
- a CDS encoding site-specific DNA-methyltransferase, producing MKNNPLPRLDTHENLRDALLPYCRLNPGEIWTDSISGHKAGCLDAANQTDIERLLAGEHAHLAVHDPPYNLVAFQERSVFEFINWCRQWVENTWTWLDENSALYIWLGADQNNHFQPLPDFMIMMRDFDFVPRSFITMRNQRGYGTQKNWMAVRQELLYYVKGAPHFEVQYTDIPKILRGYYKTVNGRKTENVERGKSANIRAGNVWVDIQQVFYRLEENVSGCYAQKPLKSIARIINASSRPGDLVIDFFAHSGTTLLASEIQKRRCFTVDNDPIYCEISIRRLERFRQNGKLGWQNGHPFEAEFAPGNDLKPTSGKGQETENRPVQARLL
- a CDS encoding DMT family transporter translates to MNEHTKAVLQAFFVTLLWAMSWVLIKVGLQDMPALTFAGLRYFLAFLCLLPLAARRGELTAPRTLPRATWGQLLLLGFVYYTVTQGAQFVALSLLPAIPTSLVLSFTPIVVALLAGLLLRERTTLWQWLGIAITVAGALLYFWPVNIPAGQVVGLIIIFVGMFANVISALMGRALNRARLLPPLSITLVSMGFGATLLLVAGVWVQGMPAFTWRGWLIIIWLAVIHTAFAFTLWNHTLRTLPAVESSIINNTLVIQIPALAVIFLGETMNARQVGGLLAVVVGTLIVQLRRHPQATRS
- a CDS encoding response regulator transcription factor — translated: MSESTQNNTDKNHHTILLVDDDEHIRRSLCRALTLQGYAVAEVGSGPEALAYLKQERVDLMLLDMRLPGMDGLQIAERAAQTQPDMAIVILTANPTVESAIAAIRLDPIINYFIKPVSMAELTQGIQEALQKRARQAQQTHLFQVVSHTIDTMRQMGQELSSPPALFASAHKNPDTLPIHLNTQTRIAIVASRPDHSVELTEGEAAVLTALINAADHVLSCRQLVRHSLGYQDVDEIQAQSVIRPYIFRLRRKIELDPQNPTIIRTVRGRGYMLNAVHATFG
- a CDS encoding PAS domain S-box protein → MHTQNSLQVLLVISDDALATEAAALLAWNERFSFRWRRATSLAEALVCVTHEDVEVVVADLVLTDSAGISNFIRLQEAAPTLPIVLLADEANSHLGTYLLRLGAKDCLLKNTLAQIGLAEVIAYAFERQWGTSDLEAENRFLSAVLHTVQSLVLVLDREGRIVQMNHASEIASGYTQEELRGKYIWEHLIMPADIPFVQGIFTRLHPRLFPNQFVNQWRTHENTLRLISWSNTALLDSAGQVEYVIGTGLDVTDTHAAEQELRRKDGLYRALAANIPQTTIFLFDKNHICLLAEGEGLRTFADQEKEYMGKRLRDVVSPWMYEVIAPELDKTWAEESVTFEWATDGRAYAGQTVPVRDEEGEIFAGMMLIRDVTERKQAETRLVRAERLAALGQLAASLAHEISNPLQSISTYLELVLNYPLQSDEAREFLQVVQHQVRHLGTVSQNVLGFARAQTNNRRLIDLAALLEIVLQLTAPELQSHNVTVRVRQEPVPPVYGVSDMLQRVFLNLILNAMEAMPAGGTLQITLARQSEEPDAGIRITFQNPGPPIPEDVLPRIFEPFFTTKPDGSGLGLWISHNFVQQHNGELSIRNLPDSAGVLATLDLPAAT
- a CDS encoding response regulator transcription factor → MTTANQRILLVDDHEVVRLGLKSLIERHTGFTVVAEASAADEAVEKALQYKPDMVLMDIRIIGGNGIEACQAITASLPNTKVIMLTSYAEDEMLFAAIRAGASGYVLKQVGSNALIHAIESVARGEAALDPSLTQRVFTEIRQAIQNEEKAAFADLTPQEMRMLALIAEGHTNRGIAEALFLSEGTVRNYVSSIFSKLGVSNRAEAAAYAVQHHLSDYL